A region of the Methanobrevibacter sp. genome:
TTTTTTGGTTATTTTAAGGCTGAATGTTGCTTGTCCTTTGCTGTTGGTTTTTGCTGTGTAGGTTTTGCCGTTGATTTTTAGAGTTACTTTTTTGCCTGCGCTGAGGTAGACTTTGCCGTCTCTTGAGTTGCATTTTTGTGTTTTTAAAGTAACTGTGTATTTTTTGGTTTTTGCAGAAGCCTTGTAGGTTTTTGCAGAAGCCTTGATTGTGATTGGTTTCTTATCAAGGTCAATACATACTACAGCAAATGTGCTGTTGTATTGGTCGTTTCCTCCGAAGGAGAATGCCAATG
Encoded here:
- a CDS encoding Ig-like domain-containing protein, whose amino-acid sequence is LAFSFGGNDQYNSTFAVVCIDLDKKPITIKASAKTYKASAKTKKYTVTLKTQKCNSRDGKVYLSAGKKVTLKINGKTYTAKTNSKGQATFSLKITKKGKYTATVKYAGDNTYNSASKKAKITIK